A portion of the Rubritalea squalenifaciens DSM 18772 genome contains these proteins:
- a CDS encoding transposase — protein MAKARLLAPWTGVEDRSAIYHVVSRVVGREFLLGRAEKEQFVKYMRLYEAFCGVRVLTYCIMSNHFNILLEVPPASERELSDAALLEKLEGLYSSQHVELVREQLAVLSRSRTPEGREAYQNLRKTYTSRMWDMGLFMKTLKQRFTSWYNKKHGRRGTLWEARYKSVLVENGLAARTMAAYIDLNPVRAGMVKDPKDYRWCGYGEAIAGNTLARNGVLRVISELESDLSNDGWSGARDITRYDWRSVAGRYRLILFDDGVESSGELSGHKRRGFTSAAVKREEKRSGQLSVAEIARCKTRYFIDGAVLGSKQFVEDVVTSLKGSYLPTNRKGNGGRLGGRMKSSNLWSLRKLAENGV, from the coding sequence ATGGCAAAGGCGCGACTGCTGGCTCCGTGGACGGGTGTTGAGGATCGTTCGGCGATCTATCACGTGGTTTCGCGCGTGGTGGGCAGGGAATTCCTGCTGGGCCGGGCGGAGAAGGAGCAGTTCGTCAAGTACATGCGCCTCTACGAGGCCTTCTGCGGGGTGCGCGTGCTGACCTACTGCATCATGAGCAACCATTTCAACATCCTGCTGGAGGTGCCACCCGCCAGCGAGCGGGAGCTGAGCGACGCAGCCCTGCTGGAAAAGCTGGAGGGGCTCTATTCATCCCAGCACGTCGAGCTGGTGCGTGAACAGCTGGCCGTCCTCTCGCGTTCCCGCACACCGGAGGGCAGGGAGGCCTACCAGAACCTGAGGAAGACCTACACCTCGCGCATGTGGGACATGGGGCTCTTCATGAAGACGCTGAAGCAGCGCTTCACCTCCTGGTACAACAAGAAGCACGGCAGGCGCGGCACCCTTTGGGAAGCGCGCTACAAGAGCGTGCTGGTAGAGAACGGCCTGGCCGCCCGCACCATGGCCGCCTACATCGATCTCAACCCGGTGCGCGCCGGCATGGTCAAGGACCCCAAGGACTACCGCTGGTGCGGCTACGGTGAAGCCATTGCCGGAAACACCCTGGCACGCAACGGCGTGCTGCGCGTGATTAGCGAGCTGGAAAGCGACCTCTCCAATGACGGCTGGAGCGGCGCCAGGGACATCACCAGGTACGACTGGCGCAGCGTGGCAGGCAGGTACCGCCTGATACTCTTTGACGACGGGGTGGAGAGCTCCGGCGAACTAAGCGGCCACAAGCGCAGGGGCTTCACCAGCGCGGCCGTGAAGCGCGAGGAAAAACGCAGCGGCCAGCTCAGCGTGGCCGAGATCGCACGCTGCAAGACGCGCTACTTCATCGACGGTGCCGTGCTCGGCAGCAAACAGTTTGTCGAGGACGTAGTGACCAGCCTGAAAGGAAGCTATCTCCCGACTAACAGAAAAGGAAACGGCGGCCGTCTCGGTGGACGGATGAAATCCAGCAACCTCTGGAGCCTACGCAAGCTGGCAGAGAACGGAGTTTAA
- a CDS encoding contact-dependent growth inhibition system immunity protein, giving the protein MEYPHLMDFIAAWFPDADLMGFETDEVVVKRYREVTPAEEVQKSLDELDDMLSKDTLPLELIDDRAWRTFDHQEEAREWLTTIRNALASPV; this is encoded by the coding sequence ATGGAGTATCCCCATTTAATGGACTTTATTGCAGCGTGGTTTCCCGATGCTGATTTGATGGGCTTTGAGACTGATGAGGTGGTGGTCAAACGCTACAGGGAGGTCACCCCAGCCGAGGAAGTCCAGAAATCCCTGGATGAGCTGGACGATATGCTCAGCAAGGATACATTGCCACTGGAGCTCATCGACGATCGAGCATGGAGAACATTCGATCATCAAGAAGAGGCCAGGGAGTGGCTAACCACCATCAGAAACGCGCTCGCTAGCCCTGTTTAG